A stretch of DNA from Candidatus Caldatribacterium sp.:
TCCGTACCCCCCAAGGAGCCGCGCCTCGTCCCGCACACCGAGTTGTCGCATCTCAATACGCGTCCGGAATATAGCGGCGAGATCCTTCACGAGTTGCCGAAAATCAACCCGCTCCTCAGCTCCAAAGTAGAAGACGAGCCTCCCCCGGTCAAGAGTATAGTGCACCTCAAGGAGCTTCATCGGAAGGTTATACTGAGCAATGAGCCTCCGAGCAATCTCGAAAGCATCTCTCTCTTTTTCCCTGTTGAGTTCCCACTGGATGAGGTCGTTTTCTGTTGCTTTCCGGAGAACGGGTTTGAGTTTCTCCGTAATTTCGGGGACAGCGATTTTCCGACCCACTTCTCCGAGCTCTAACCCAAGAACGGTCTCCACAACGCATTTTTCCCCAATCTCAAGGGTAAGGTTCCGAGGGTCAAAGTAGTAGAGCTTTGGGTTCTTCTCGAAACGCACTCCTACAATGGGTATCACGAGAGTTCACCTCGCAACTCCAAAAGGAAATGGAAGCAAGCAACATCCCAGTAGATATTGGCACGGATATCATCAAGGAATGTCCCCAAAATAGCAAGGGCTTTTCGGAGCGTCTGGGGACCCAAAGAGGCAAGCTCCCGGAGGAGAGCTCTATCCTCTTCGGGGAGAAGGGATAACTCCTTGTAACGCTCACCCAGGATATGGAAAAAGAGAGCATCCCGAAGGTAGTGAGCAAGAATGGAAAGCACCTGGGGCAAATCTTCTTTATGCTCGAAAAGCCACCGACCCGCCTCGAAAACATTGCCTTTCCGAATACTTTGCAGGAAAGTTCGAATCCCTTCCCCGAAATTCTCTTTTTGAACGCAACGGAGGGCCTCGCCAATGCTTCCTGAGGAGAAGAAAGCCGCAGCGTAAGCCTTCGAAGGTTCAACGTTCTCTTCCTCTATGAGGTATTCTGCAACAAGCCTTTCTGGAAGGGGGGAGAACACCAGGTGCTGACACCGGGAAAGAAGGGTCTTTGGAACAGCGGCAACCCGAGAGGTTACAAGAAAAAGAACAACTCCTTCAGGGGGCTCTTCCACAGTCTTCAGGAGACAGTTCGCCGCTTCTTCGGTAAGCTTTTCCGCCTCATCGATAATTCCAATCCTGAAAGGCGAGAGCACCCGTTTT
This window harbors:
- a CDS encoding stage 0 sporulation family protein, which gives rise to MIPIVGVRFEKNPKLYYFDPRNLTLEIGEKCVVETVLGLELGEVGRKIAVPEITEKLKPVLRKATENDLIQWELNREKERDAFEIARRLIAQYNLPMKLLEVHYTLDRGRLVFYFGAEERVDFRQLVKDLAAIFRTRIEMRQLGVRDEARLLGGYGMCGRELCCSAFLSSFDPISIRMAKEQNLVLNSAKISGVCGRLMCCLAYEYPLYRRLLLRFPKKGSKVITPMGLAKIIEVNVFKDSIRLELEDGREVEITEEEYNKYFL
- the holB gene encoding DNA polymerase III subunit delta' codes for the protein MVWSRIRGHAFQKEYFQRALSLGKVHHAYLFSGPSGVGKRTLAFVVARSLLCLEPQGKACGHCQSCLLFEHSAHPDFFFLRPEGSSIGIDAVRDLVQRLSLKRVLSPFRIGIIDEAEKLTEEAANCLLKTVEEPPEGVVLFLVTSRVAAVPKTLLSRCQHLVFSPLPERLVAEYLIEEENVEPSKAYAAAFFSSGSIGEALRCVQKENFGEGIRTFLQSIRKGNVFEAGRWLFEHKEDLPQVLSILAHYLRDALFFHILGERYKELSLLPEEDRALLRELASLGPQTLRKALAILGTFLDDIRANIYWDVACFHFLLELRGELS